One window of Streptomyces sp. NBC_00273 genomic DNA carries:
- a CDS encoding amidohydrolase: MLCTRLTNATFLTMDPDHPVAHDLGIWHGRIVGLDEAVTSLPAREVVDLQGATVLPGFIDSHVHLAWTGLKATTPSVAPCERVDDVLAVVAEAVARKPRGAWVDVGGYDQRALGRHLTAAELDKVSDGRKVFMLHDSGHGCVVNTTVLDLLPGELAHGEGFLAESAMTAARRLRLPYAQEEIADAIEHAGRTCLAEGVTACAEAGIGGGLLGHSPVELGAYQLLRDQGRLPLRVQLMAAADTLRPVAAHASDGIPRALGLGLRTGFGDDWLSLGALKVYTDGGMMARTAALTRPYEGSDHTGEFQDDPERIADTIVDGHLAGWQLAVHAIGDRAADLALDAIERAQRLRPRPTARHRIEHAGLVRPDQLARFARLGVSAVVQPHFLRSFGDDYAAVLGPDRAPWMYRGRGFLDHGVTLVGSSDRPVTDGSPLRAVQFMVERASASGALIGPDEGITVDEALHAYTVAGAYASHWDDSAGTLAPGRRADLAVLGDDPRRVEPSRIGAIEVVATYVDGRPARGVRRAAA, encoded by the coding sequence ATGCTCTGCACCAGGCTGACGAACGCCACCTTCCTCACCATGGACCCCGACCACCCCGTCGCCCACGACCTGGGCATCTGGCACGGCCGGATCGTCGGCCTGGACGAGGCCGTCACCTCGCTGCCCGCCCGTGAGGTCGTCGACCTCCAAGGCGCCACCGTGCTGCCCGGATTCATCGACTCCCACGTGCACCTGGCCTGGACCGGGCTCAAGGCGACCACCCCCAGCGTGGCGCCCTGCGAACGCGTCGACGACGTGCTCGCCGTCGTCGCGGAGGCGGTCGCCCGGAAACCGCGCGGCGCATGGGTGGACGTCGGGGGCTACGACCAGCGGGCCCTCGGCCGCCACCTCACCGCCGCCGAACTCGACAAGGTCAGCGACGGCCGCAAGGTGTTCATGCTGCACGACTCGGGACACGGCTGCGTCGTCAACACCACCGTCCTCGACCTGCTCCCCGGCGAACTCGCCCACGGCGAGGGCTTCCTCGCCGAGAGCGCCATGACCGCCGCCCGCCGGCTGCGCCTGCCCTACGCGCAGGAGGAGATCGCCGACGCCATCGAGCACGCCGGCCGCACCTGCCTCGCCGAAGGCGTCACCGCTTGCGCCGAGGCGGGCATCGGCGGCGGCCTGCTCGGCCACAGCCCGGTCGAGCTCGGCGCCTACCAACTCCTGCGCGACCAGGGGCGGCTGCCGCTGCGGGTCCAGCTCATGGCGGCCGCCGACACCCTGCGGCCCGTGGCCGCGCACGCCTCGGACGGGATCCCCCGCGCGCTCGGCCTCGGCCTGCGCACCGGCTTCGGCGACGACTGGCTCTCCCTCGGCGCGCTCAAGGTCTACACCGACGGCGGGATGATGGCCCGTACGGCCGCACTCACCCGCCCCTACGAAGGGAGCGACCACACGGGGGAGTTCCAGGACGACCCCGAGCGGATCGCCGACACCATCGTCGACGGTCACCTGGCCGGCTGGCAGCTCGCCGTGCACGCCATCGGGGACCGCGCCGCCGACCTGGCCCTGGACGCCATCGAACGCGCCCAACGGCTGCGGCCCCGCCCCACCGCCCGGCACCGCATCGAACATGCCGGCCTGGTCCGGCCCGACCAGCTGGCGCGCTTCGCCCGCCTCGGCGTGAGCGCAGTGGTCCAGCCGCACTTCCTGCGCTCCTTCGGCGACGACTACGCGGCCGTGCTGGGCCCGGACCGGGCTCCCTGGATGTACCGGGGCCGGGGTTTCCTGGACCACGGAGTCACCCTGGTGGGCAGCTCCGACCGCCCCGTCACCGACGGGTCGCCGTTGCGGGCCGTCCAGTTCATGGTGGAACGGGCCTCCGCCTCCGGGGCCCTCATCGGTCCCGACGAGGGCATCACCGTGGACGAGGCCCTGCACGCCTACACCGTGGCGGGCGCCTACGCCTCCCACTGGGACGACAGCGCGGGCACCCTCGCCCCGGGTCGGCGCGCGGACCTGGCCGTACTGGGCGACGACCCGAGGCGGGTCGAGCCCTCGCGGATCGGAGCCATCGAGGTCGTCGCCACGTACGTCGACGGCAGGCCCGCCCGAGGCGTCAGGCGGGCTGCGGCGTGA
- a CDS encoding MarR family winged helix-turn-helix transcriptional regulator — protein sequence MKPLTGTTTTDQAPADPAATDEMLATQPIGYWSGLAHTAVTRQLRDAMARIDVTQPQYWVLNRVNSGLPAPGREEVVAQLTPLAEGPHEIARVVDQLLHRGWLATDDRQLLHLTEAGETARARLRQLVTEQRAVIHRGIGDEEYVAALKVLRRMIANVEAAETQAT from the coding sequence ATGAAACCGCTGACCGGTACGACCACCACCGACCAGGCGCCGGCCGATCCGGCCGCCACCGACGAGATGCTGGCCACCCAGCCCATCGGGTACTGGAGCGGCCTGGCCCACACGGCGGTCACCCGGCAGTTGCGGGACGCCATGGCCAGGATCGACGTGACCCAGCCGCAGTACTGGGTGCTCAACCGGGTGAACAGTGGACTTCCCGCGCCCGGCCGTGAGGAAGTGGTCGCCCAGTTGACACCGCTCGCGGAAGGACCGCACGAGATCGCCCGGGTCGTGGACCAGCTGCTCCACCGTGGCTGGCTCGCGACCGACGACAGGCAGCTCCTCCACCTCACCGAGGCCGGGGAGACCGCCCGGGCGCGACTGCGGCAGCTGGTGACCGAGCAGCGCGCCGTGATTCACCGGGGCATCGGAGACGAGGAGTACGTGGCCGCCCTCAAGGTGCTGCGCAGGATGATCGCCAACGTCGAGGCGGCCGAGACCCAGGCAACGTGA
- the coaD gene encoding pantetheine-phosphate adenylyltransferase: protein MTRVIYPGSFDPVTNGHLDVIRRIGAIYDQVVVGVMVNINKKYRFTVEERVDMLREVTADLDNVRVESSSGLLVDYCRREKSTTVVRGLRTVRDFEGEMQLAQMNYGLAGVETVFMMTSHQYNFSSTLVKEVMDSGGDASHLIAPSVLSRMKANAAA, encoded by the coding sequence ATGACGCGCGTAATATACCCAGGCTCTTTCGACCCGGTTACAAATGGACACCTTGACGTCATTAGGCGCATCGGCGCCATATATGACCAAGTAGTGGTCGGCGTTATGGTCAACATAAACAAGAAGTACCGCTTCACCGTCGAAGAACGCGTGGACATGCTCCGCGAAGTGACCGCGGACCTGGACAACGTGCGTGTGGAATCGTCCAGCGGCCTGCTCGTGGACTACTGCCGCAGGGAGAAGTCCACGACGGTCGTCCGGGGACTACGAACGGTCAGGGACTTCGAGGGTGAGATGCAGCTGGCCCAGATGAATTACGGTCTCGCCGGCGTGGAGACCGTATTCATGATGACGAGTCATCAGTACAATTTCTCGTCCACCCTCGTCAAGGAGGTCATGGACTCGGGCGGTGACGCGTCCCACCTCATCGCGCCGTCGGTCCTGAGCAGGATGAAGGCGAACGCTGCCGCGTAA
- a CDS encoding lysine N(6)-hydroxylase/L-ornithine N(5)-oxygenase family protein — MSQDLSDDAPLIHDLIGIGFGPSNVAMAIALSEHNAGVGPQEAVTAHFFEQQPRFGWHRGMLIDDATMQVSFLKDLVTLRNPASEYSFLCYLQSRGRLIDFVNHKSLFPLRVEFHDYFEWAAAKVDDMVSYGSEVVAVRPVLRDGAIEYVDVTARSGSELVVHRARNLVIGTGLRPQLPEGVDRTERIWHTSELLTRVAALGGADPSRFVVVGAGQSAAENVAFLHRTFPRAEVCAVFSRYGYSPADDSGFANRIFDPSAVDEYFTAPEEIKRKLIEYHANTNYSVVDIDLIDDLYRQEYQEKVLGTERLRFLKVSRLADVTETPDHVRVTVESLVTGEKEALAADALVYATGYRSADGLGLLGDVEKYCRRDGLGRVRVARDYRVESEPELRCGIYLQGGTEHTHGITSSLLSNTAVRVGEILQSIVAHGRVPVPASRTAPTP; from the coding sequence ATGTCACAGGATCTGTCCGATGATGCGCCACTGATCCACGACCTCATCGGCATCGGCTTCGGCCCCTCGAACGTGGCCATGGCGATCGCGCTCAGCGAACACAACGCCGGTGTCGGACCGCAGGAGGCGGTCACCGCCCACTTCTTCGAGCAGCAGCCCCGCTTCGGCTGGCACCGCGGCATGCTCATCGACGACGCCACGATGCAGGTGTCCTTCCTCAAGGACCTGGTGACACTGCGCAATCCGGCGAGCGAGTACAGCTTCCTCTGCTACCTCCAGAGCAGGGGCCGCCTGATCGACTTCGTCAACCACAAGAGCCTGTTCCCCCTGCGCGTGGAGTTCCACGACTACTTCGAGTGGGCAGCGGCCAAGGTCGACGACATGGTCTCCTACGGGTCCGAGGTCGTCGCCGTACGTCCCGTCCTGCGCGACGGGGCGATCGAGTACGTGGACGTGACCGCCCGCTCCGGCTCCGAGCTCGTGGTCCACCGGGCGCGCAACCTGGTGATCGGCACCGGCCTGCGGCCGCAGTTGCCGGAAGGCGTGGACCGCACCGAGCGGATCTGGCACACCTCGGAACTGCTCACGCGGGTCGCCGCGTTGGGGGGCGCGGACCCCTCCCGGTTCGTCGTCGTCGGCGCCGGCCAGAGCGCCGCGGAGAACGTGGCCTTCCTGCACCGCACCTTCCCCCGGGCCGAGGTGTGCGCCGTCTTCTCCCGCTACGGCTACAGCCCCGCCGACGACAGCGGCTTCGCCAACCGGATCTTCGACCCTTCGGCGGTCGACGAGTACTTCACCGCCCCCGAGGAGATCAAGCGCAAGCTGATCGAGTACCACGCCAACACCAACTACTCCGTGGTGGACATCGACCTCATCGACGACCTCTACCGGCAGGAGTACCAGGAGAAGGTCCTCGGCACCGAGCGGCTGCGCTTCCTGAAGGTGTCACGGCTCGCGGACGTCACCGAGACCCCCGACCACGTGCGCGTCACCGTCGAGTCGCTGGTCACGGGGGAGAAGGAGGCCCTGGCGGCCGACGCGCTGGTCTACGCGACCGGATACCGCTCGGCGGACGGCCTCGGACTGCTCGGGGACGTCGAGAAGTACTGCCGGCGCGACGGACTCGGCCGCGTCCGCGTGGCACGCGACTACCGTGTCGAGAGCGAGCCCGAACTGCGCTGCGGCATCTACCTCCAGGGAGGAACGGAGCACACGCACGGCATCACGTCCTCCCTGCTGTCGAACACCGCCGTCAGGGTCGGCGAGATCCTCCAGTCCATCGTCGCCCACGGCCGCGTCCCGGTACCGGCCTCCCGTACGGCGCCCACCCCCTGA
- a CDS encoding YhgE/Pip domain-containing protein, with protein MSPTVAPEATAAALVRRPQLWLVPTILTGLLALLLSLLYMGGIVNPNAELRDLPIALVNEDTGQPPPGQQQNLGTQITAAIASDPAGGKADWRELSLAQAQDQLDSGQVYGALVVPAGFTDSVTALPTSGATKRPTITVLTNPGKGSLGSSLASQITTQAAHRASGAVGEQLTAAAGGRASATAKLLLADPIDVVTRVGHPIGAHSGLGLTAFYYTLLLVLAGFMGGNVISNGVDTALGYADNEIGPWHTRRPTVPIDRTQTLLLKMLMTAGITLVSVSLVMLACIGILGMDASHLPLLWIYSYCAALAVGLGVQAINAAFGGIGQLVSMFVFIVLGLPSSGATVPLQAVPGFYRFLSHFEPMRQLSDGVRAILYFDARGDAGLSRSWIMIAVGTVLALLFGFAMTAYYDRKGLKRLTPQPA; from the coding sequence ATGTCCCCGACCGTCGCCCCCGAAGCCACTGCCGCGGCCCTGGTCCGCCGCCCCCAGCTGTGGCTGGTCCCCACGATCCTGACGGGGCTGCTCGCCCTGCTGCTGTCGCTGCTCTACATGGGCGGCATCGTCAATCCCAACGCCGAACTGCGCGACCTGCCCATCGCCCTGGTCAACGAGGACACGGGCCAGCCGCCGCCGGGGCAGCAGCAGAACCTGGGTACGCAGATCACCGCCGCCATCGCCTCGGACCCCGCGGGCGGCAAGGCGGACTGGCGGGAACTGAGCCTCGCCCAGGCCCAGGACCAGCTCGACTCCGGTCAGGTCTACGGCGCGCTGGTGGTCCCGGCCGGCTTCACGGACTCCGTCACGGCGCTCCCCACGTCCGGCGCCACGAAGCGGCCGACCATCACGGTGCTCACCAACCCCGGCAAGGGCAGCCTCGGGTCCTCGTTGGCGAGCCAGATCACGACGCAGGCCGCCCACCGCGCGTCCGGCGCCGTCGGCGAACAGCTCACGGCCGCGGCCGGCGGCCGGGCGAGCGCCACCGCGAAGCTGCTGCTGGCCGATCCGATCGACGTCGTCACCCGGGTCGGCCACCCGATCGGCGCGCACAGCGGCCTCGGTCTGACGGCCTTCTACTACACCCTGTTGCTGGTGCTGGCCGGGTTCATGGGCGGCAACGTCATCAGCAACGGCGTCGACACCGCCCTCGGCTACGCCGACAACGAGATCGGCCCCTGGCACACCCGCCGCCCGACGGTGCCGATCGACCGCACCCAGACGCTGCTCCTCAAGATGCTGATGACCGCGGGCATCACGCTGGTCAGCGTTTCCCTGGTGATGCTGGCCTGCATCGGCATCCTGGGGATGGACGCCTCCCACCTGCCCCTCCTGTGGATCTACTCCTACTGCGCGGCCCTCGCCGTCGGCCTGGGCGTGCAGGCCATCAACGCCGCCTTCGGCGGGATCGGCCAGCTCGTGTCGATGTTCGTGTTCATCGTGCTGGGTCTGCCGTCGTCGGGTGCGACCGTCCCGCTGCAGGCGGTCCCCGGCTTCTACCGCTTCCTCTCCCACTTCGAACCGATGCGTCAGCTCAGCGACGGCGTGCGCGCGATCCTGTACTTCGACGCCCGCGGCGACGCGGGGCTCAGCCGCTCCTGGATCATGATCGCGGTCGGCACCGTACTGGCCCTCCTGTTCGGTTTCGCCATGACCGCCTACTACGACCGCAAGGGCCTCAAGCGGCTCACGCCGCAGCCCGCCTGA
- a CDS encoding serine/threonine-protein kinase — translation MIAGRYRLLSRLGEGGMGTVWRALDETLYREVAVKEVRAPAGLGSDDIARMYGRLQREAWAAARIPDRNVVTVHDVVMEDDRPWIVMELIRGQSLADLLRAEGSLTPRYAAHIGAEVLGALRAAHAVGVEHRDVKPANVLLADDGRVVLSDFGIAMVEGSTHLTMTGEVVGSPEYLPPERALGRPSGPESDLWSLGVMLYAAVEGVSPFRQDSALNTLRSVVEEEPPATTRAGPLAPVIAGLLRKEPEQRTPAAEAAEALRGIAHVPDATTAAAARVLPTPAEGAAAEAPAETSTVTAPPRKRRTAAFVAAGTAACVLIGGGIAYALASNDWNTAPGSGVQVSVAGSNTAYTGKCPIPEGRAPSFTATFTASEPTLISYRWVSGDGSVVDPHWRTLSIGEKTDPTGRDTVSLTTYAKSGTLATGMAVELQSPVRTTSNPVPFRITCTS, via the coding sequence CTGATCGCGGGCCGTTACCGGCTGTTGTCCAGGCTGGGCGAAGGCGGTATGGGCACCGTGTGGCGGGCCCTCGACGAGACCCTGTACCGGGAGGTCGCCGTCAAGGAGGTGCGGGCCCCGGCCGGTCTCGGGAGCGATGACATCGCCCGCATGTACGGCCGGCTGCAGCGGGAGGCGTGGGCGGCGGCCCGGATACCCGACCGGAATGTGGTCACGGTCCACGACGTGGTCATGGAGGACGACCGGCCCTGGATCGTGATGGAGCTGATCCGCGGGCAGTCGTTGGCCGATCTGTTGCGGGCCGAGGGGTCGCTCACCCCTCGGTACGCCGCGCACATCGGCGCGGAGGTACTGGGCGCGCTGCGCGCCGCCCATGCCGTCGGGGTGGAGCACCGGGACGTCAAGCCGGCGAACGTGCTGCTCGCCGACGACGGACGGGTGGTGCTCAGCGACTTCGGGATCGCGATGGTCGAGGGCAGCACCCATCTCACCATGACCGGCGAAGTGGTCGGCTCCCCCGAGTACCTGCCGCCGGAGCGCGCGCTGGGTCGCCCCTCGGGCCCCGAGTCGGACCTGTGGTCCCTCGGCGTGATGCTGTACGCCGCCGTCGAGGGGGTCTCCCCGTTCCGGCAGGACAGCGCGCTGAACACCCTGCGGTCCGTCGTGGAGGAGGAACCGCCGGCAACGACGCGCGCCGGGCCGCTCGCCCCGGTGATCGCCGGACTGCTCCGCAAGGAGCCCGAGCAGCGGACCCCGGCCGCCGAAGCCGCCGAGGCCCTACGGGGCATCGCCCACGTACCGGACGCCACGACCGCCGCCGCGGCCCGCGTCCTGCCGACCCCTGCGGAAGGGGCCGCGGCCGAGGCGCCCGCCGAGACCTCCACGGTCACCGCCCCGCCCCGCAAGCGCCGTACGGCGGCCTTCGTCGCGGCCGGCACGGCCGCCTGCGTACTGATCGGCGGCGGGATCGCCTACGCACTCGCCAGCAACGACTGGAACACCGCTCCCGGTTCGGGCGTACAGGTGTCGGTGGCGGGCTCGAACACGGCCTACACCGGCAAATGCCCGATCCCCGAGGGCCGGGCCCCGTCGTTCACCGCGACGTTCACCGCGTCCGAGCCGACGCTGATCTCCTACCGCTGGGTGTCCGGCGACGGCTCGGTGGTGGATCCGCACTGGCGCACCCTGTCGATCGGGGAGAAGACCGACCCGACGGGACGCGACACCGTGAGCCTGACGACCTATGCGAAGAGCGGCACCCTGGCGACCGGCATGGCCGTGGAACTCCAGAGCCCCGTCCGCACCACCTCGAACCCGGTCCCCTTCAGGATCACCTGCACCAGCTGA
- a CDS encoding methionyl-tRNA formyltransferase — protein MRVVMFGYQTWGHRTLQALLESEHDVVLVVTHPKSEHAYEKIWSDSVADLANDHGVPVLIRNRPDDEELFTRLREAEPDIIVANNWRTWIPPRIFNLPRHGTLNVHDSLLPKYAGFSPLIWALINNEPEVGVTAHLMNDELDAGDIVVQRAVPVGPTDTATDLFHKTVDLIAPVTVGALGRIAAGETDFTRQDRSQASFFHKRSAEDIRIDWNWPAEDLQRLVRAQSAPYPAAFTFHRGKRLEVLAAVVSEGRYGGTPGRVFYREGEGVVIVSGADARTGRNHGLAITRVRTEEGEEMPATDYFTTMGGYLTSH, from the coding sequence ATGCGGGTCGTCATGTTCGGCTATCAGACGTGGGGGCACCGCACCCTGCAGGCCCTGCTGGAGTCCGAACACGATGTCGTTCTGGTCGTGACGCACCCGAAGAGCGAGCACGCGTACGAGAAGATCTGGAGCGACTCGGTCGCCGACCTCGCCAACGACCACGGCGTCCCGGTGCTCATCCGCAACCGCCCCGACGACGAGGAACTGTTCACCCGGCTGAGGGAGGCGGAACCGGACATCATCGTGGCGAACAACTGGCGCACGTGGATCCCCCCGCGCATCTTCAACCTGCCCCGCCACGGCACCCTCAACGTGCACGACTCCCTGCTGCCCAAGTACGCCGGCTTCTCCCCGCTGATCTGGGCGCTGATCAACAACGAGCCCGAAGTGGGCGTCACCGCCCACCTGATGAACGACGAGCTCGACGCCGGCGACATCGTGGTCCAGCGCGCCGTACCGGTCGGCCCGACGGACACCGCCACCGACCTGTTCCACAAGACGGTCGACCTGATCGCGCCGGTCACCGTGGGCGCGCTCGGCCGGATCGCCGCCGGCGAGACCGACTTCACCCGCCAGGACCGGTCACAGGCCAGCTTCTTCCACAAGCGGTCGGCCGAGGACATCCGCATCGACTGGAACTGGCCGGCCGAGGACCTCCAGCGCCTCGTCCGCGCCCAGTCGGCCCCCTATCCGGCAGCCTTCACCTTCCACCGCGGCAAGCGTCTGGAAGTGCTGGCCGCCGTCGTCTCCGAGGGCCGCTACGGGGGCACGCCCGGCCGCGTGTTCTACCGCGAGGGCGAAGGCGTCGTGATCGTGTCCGGAGCCGACGCCCGCACCGGCCGCAACCACGGCCTCGCCATCACCCGGGTGCGGACCGAGGAGGGCGAAGAGATGCCCGCCACCGACTACTTCACGACCATGGGCGGATACCTGACCAGTCACTGA